In one Niallia taxi genomic region, the following are encoded:
- a CDS encoding YveK family protein, which produces MEETISLKELFQTLKKRIALIISITLIAMIISGVVSYFVITPEYKSSTQILVNQAKDDQTVYNYNEVQTNIQLINTYSVILKSAAILNEVKTELALDSSVSELNEKISVESAQNSQIMTVSVTDPDPAVALDIANKTAEVFEKEIKKIMKVDNVSVLPLANDQENQSPISPNPPLNIAIAAIVGLMIGVGLAFLLEFLDSTVKTEQDIEKLLNLPVLGAITTIDESKATKLKGNIGKGRGGSVGSK; this is translated from the coding sequence ATGGAAGAAACAATCAGTTTAAAAGAACTATTTCAAACTTTAAAGAAGAGAATCGCACTAATCATCTCCATAACATTAATCGCCATGATTATTAGTGGAGTAGTAAGTTACTTCGTAATAACACCAGAATACAAATCTTCTACACAAATACTTGTAAATCAAGCTAAAGATGACCAGACAGTTTATAACTACAATGAAGTTCAAACAAATATCCAATTAATTAACACTTATAGTGTTATTTTAAAAAGTGCTGCTATTTTGAATGAAGTTAAGACTGAATTGGCTTTAGATTCGAGTGTATCTGAGTTAAATGAAAAAATCTCAGTTGAAAGTGCGCAAAATTCCCAAATCATGACTGTTTCGGTAACAGATCCGGACCCAGCAGTTGCTTTGGATATCGCCAATAAAACAGCAGAAGTTTTTGAAAAAGAAATCAAAAAAATAATGAAGGTAGATAACGTTAGTGTTCTTCCACTTGCAAATGATCAAGAAAATCAATCTCCTATTAGTCCTAATCCTCCATTAAATATTGCTATTGCTGCAATAGTGGGATTAATGATTGGGGTAGGTCTTGCATTTTTATTAGAATTTTTAGATAGCACTGTTAAAACAGAACAAGATATTGAAAAATTGTTGAACTTGCCAGTATTGGGGGCAATAACAACAATAGATGAAAGTAAAGCGACTAAATTAAAGGGAAATATAGGTAAAGGAAGAGGTGGTTCAGTTGGTAGCAAATAA
- a CDS encoding CpsD/CapB family tyrosine-protein kinase, with the protein MVANNRKILLDSKRKIIAKYDPKSPISEQFRTIRTNILFSNVDEEIRTIMVTSSGPGEGKSTTTANLAVVFAQQGKSVLLVDADLRKPTVHYTFNTLNTSGLTSVLTNQMSLMEAVQNNDEKNLFILPSGPIPPNPSELLSSRAMLHFIEQALEEFDIILFDTPPVLAVTDAQILANLCQGSVLVVSSGKTEKDSLVKTKELLSVSNGKILGVVLNNKKLDKNSNYYYYGNN; encoded by the coding sequence TTGGTAGCAAATAATAGAAAAATATTATTGGATAGTAAAAGGAAAATTATTGCGAAATACGATCCGAAATCACCAATTTCTGAGCAATTCCGAACAATTAGAACGAATATTTTATTTTCCAATGTAGACGAAGAGATAAGAACTATTATGGTAACTTCTTCAGGACCGGGTGAAGGGAAATCCACAACTACGGCAAATTTGGCAGTGGTGTTTGCTCAACAGGGTAAAAGTGTACTATTAGTAGATGCAGATTTAAGAAAACCCACTGTACATTACACTTTTAATACCCTTAACACCTCAGGTTTAACATCGGTGTTAACTAACCAAATGTCATTAATGGAAGCAGTACAAAATAATGATGAAAAGAATTTATTTATCCTTCCAAGTGGACCTATTCCTCCTAATCCGTCTGAGTTGTTAAGCTCTCGAGCTATGCTCCATTTTATAGAACAGGCGCTTGAAGAATTTGATATTATTCTTTTTGATACTCCTCCTGTACTAGCGGTAACAGATGCTCAAATTTTAGCTAATTTATGCCAAGGAAGTGTTTTGGTAGTTAGTAGTGGTAAAACTGAGAAGGATTCATTAGTTAAAACAAAGGAACTTTTATCAGTTTCAAATGGTAAGATTCTCGGTGTGGTTTTAAATAATAAAAAACTAGATAAAAATAGCAATTATTACTACTATGGAAACAATTAA
- a CDS encoding sugar transferase encodes MEQSKEMNKNGSLYATNVSKESLSFLFIKRLIDIIGSLCGLIITLPLFIVISVLSLNGESKGPIFFKQQRYGKNGKLFNIYKFRSMVVNADEKLKNNKELYDLYINNSYKLEPEVDPRITKMGLFLRRTSLDELPQLINVLKGEMSLVGPRPIVKEELVEYKNREKDFLRVKPGVTGYWQVSGRSDVGYPERADLELYYVYNKSIGLDIKIIVQTIIVVLLKKGAY; translated from the coding sequence ATTGAACAAAGTAAAGAAATGAATAAAAACGGGAGCTTATATGCTACTAACGTTTCAAAAGAATCGCTTAGTTTTTTATTTATAAAAAGATTGATTGATATTATAGGATCTCTATGCGGATTAATTATAACACTACCTCTTTTTATAGTGATATCTGTATTAAGTCTTAACGGAGAATCAAAGGGGCCTATTTTCTTCAAACAGCAAAGATATGGTAAAAACGGAAAATTATTTAATATATATAAATTTAGATCAATGGTAGTTAATGCAGATGAAAAATTGAAAAATAATAAAGAACTTTATGATCTTTATATAAATAATAGTTATAAATTGGAACCAGAAGTTGATCCTAGAATAACTAAAATGGGTCTGTTTTTAAGGAGAACGAGTCTAGATGAATTGCCACAATTAATAAATGTATTAAAAGGAGAAATGAGTCTCGTTGGGCCAAGACCAATAGTTAAGGAAGAATTAGTTGAATATAAAAACCGTGAAAAAGATTTTTTAAGGGTTAAGCCAGGAGTAACTGGATATTGGCAAGTAAGTGGAAGAAGTGACGTTGGTTACCCAGAACGTGCTGATCTAGAGCTTTATTATGTATATAATAAATCCATCGGTTTGGATATTAAGATTATAGTGCAAACAATAATAGTAGTGTTATTAAAAAAAGGTGCATACTGA